In the genome of Deltaproteobacteria bacterium, the window CGTCTGCTTTGCTTCCCCATGGGCGGTGTCTCCTTCCTGCCGGTGTCCCCGGCTGGGTCTCGCAACCCGGAAGGCTACATCGCCTTTTCTCTATTTACCCACCTCCTGAACCTACCCCCCATGCTCCCTGGGAATAGCGAAGTAGCAGCGGAGTCGTTTCTAGGCCCGGAAGCCCGCTGCGAGGGGCGCCGTAAAGAGTACCGACGGCGAGAAGAGTCTCCGCGTGCACAACCGTGGGGAGGTTGGCCACGAGCGCAGCGAGAAGCAGAAGCGATCGCGTCACGGATGTCAGACGCAGACGGGTCGCACATCTTTCGCGCGGGACCGCAGCCGTGGACGATGGGCTCCTCGGTGTCGACGCGAGTTGATACGCGGCATCTGCACACCAGAATGGGAACCGGTTTTCATTGTACACGCCCATAGTGCCCCCTTAGGACAACTCCCATGACGACCGTAGCGCTGGCGAGTCAAGGTCGCGAAAGCAAAAGGAGCCCCGACTGTTTCAGTCTGACACAGAAATTCTTGGCGTCCGGGCGACGCGAGCGATGAACTCGATGAAGCCGTTGACTTCGCCGACGGGGCTGGGGCGGTTCCGGTAGCAGTGCCTTCAGTTCTCCGGAACCGCGTACTGATTCGGACCCGAGCCAAAGCATCGCCGGTTGAAACCAATCGAAAGGGTCGCCTACGAAGCATCAACGGGACCGGGTCCCGTTTCGCTTTCCCGTCGTGAGGAGATAAGGACGAAGTTTGGGGGCACCGGAGAAGGTCCGATAAGACTCGATTACGTCAACCCAGCGCTAATGCCGACTACCGACGTCACCAATCTCTCGACCGCACTCATGATGGTCGAGACCGGCCGCATCCTCGATGCCCAGCAGTGTCTGAAGTACGGCCTCGTCGACGAGCTCACCGCCGAGGACGGCAAGGCGCTCCCCGCGGCGCTCGATTACGCGAAGAAGCTCGCCCAGGGTCCGAGCGTCGCCGTCGATCTCGCGCGCCGCTGCGTCTACAAGGTCGCGGAGGGCGCCACGCTCGAGGAGATGCTCGACTACGAGGCCGTCGCCGGCACGATCACCGCCAACACCGCCGACGCAGCGGAGGGCACGAAGTCGTTCATCGAGAAGCGGAAGCCGGTCTTCAAGGGCTGCTGAGCGCGGCCCGCAGAGCGCCGAGGAGCGCCGGCGCGTCGGCGGCCGTCGCGCCCGTCCCGTAGAGATAGAAGTCCGGCCGCTGTAGGGCGACCGCGACGCCGGCGTCGGCGAACCAGCGCGCGTAGACGCCATCCACGTCGGCGACGTCGCCGCCGGCGCCGACACGCGCCGTGACGCCGCCGAGAGACGCGAACCACCCGCGCAGCTCGGCGTCGAGCGCGATCAGCGCATCGCCGGTCGTCGCGACCAGCGCGAAGCCGCGCCCGACGACGTCGTCGAAGAGTCCCTCGCGACCCTCCGCCGTGCGCACGCGTCCCTGCACGAACAGCTTCCCGGCGTGCGGATCGCCCGCGCGCAGCACACCCGCGCCGAGGCCGAGCGGCGGCGGGGGCGTCGTCTGCTGCCCGCTCGCGATCGCCGCCGTCATGACCGCGTCGCGTGCCGCCGCCTCCACCGGATCGGCGATGCAGATCACCTTGCCGAGCGCCATCGAGAAGTCGATCACGCCGCGGACGTGCGGGACGCGCTCGCGCGGGTAGGTGTCGAGGAGCGCCGCCGGCGCACGACCCGCGAGCACGACGTCGAACTTCCACGCGAGATTCGCGGCGTCGCGGAGGCCCGAGCACATCCCCTGCCCAGCGAACGGCGGCATCTGATGCGCGGCGTCTCCGGCGAGGAGCATCCGGCCGTTCCGCCATCCGTCGACCCAGCGCGCCTGGAAGCGGTACACGACGTGGCGCTCGAGGCGCGCGTTCGCCGGCGTGACCTGCCACGGCCCGAGCAGCCGCCACGCCGTCTCCTCGAGGTTCAGCTCGTCGAGCGGCTCGTCCGGCAGGCGCATGAACTCCCAGCGCCGCCGGCCCGGCCCACCGGACACGAGGGTCGTCGGTCGCGCCGGATCACAGACCTGGATGTTGAGCGGGCGCCACACGGTCGGGGTATCCGGCAGCACGTCGACGATCAACCAGTCGAAGAAGAAGCCGAGGTCCGTGACGGTCGCGCCCATCGCGCCGCGGACGAAGCTGTTGGCGCCGTCGCAGCCGACGACCCAGCGTGCCGTCGCCGCTCCGCCGTCCGCGAGACCGAGCGTGACGACGTCGTCCGCGGCGGCGAGCGTCGTCACCTCGGCGCCACGCCGCACCTCGACGGTCGGGAGCCGGCGCGCGCGCGCGTCCAGCAGGCGCTCGATCTCCGGCTGCGCGAACATGTTGCCCTCGGGCCATCCCGAGAGCCCGGCCGCCTCGCTCTCGAAACGCAGCAGCGTCGCACCGGCGGCGTTCCGCCACTCGTAGACGTCGGCCGACTCGGTGTGGCCGCGGAGATCGTCGCCGAGTCCGCAGGCTTGCAGGATCCGACCCGTCTCGTGGTCGAAGTGCACGGCGCGCGGCAGCGGATAGGCCTGCGGCTGCTTCTCGAACACGCCGACCCGCCAGCCGCGCTCGCCGAGGAGGATGGCGAGCGCCTGCCCGACCGGTCCCCAGCCGACGATCGCGACGTCGTACGGCGCCGCCGCGTCAGCCATGCGCGCCCGCCATCAGCTCGGCGAGGTCCTCGGGTGCGAGGAACGACGGCGGCGGCGGC includes:
- a CDS encoding bifunctional 3-(3-hydroxy-phenyl)propionate/3-hydroxycinnamic acid hydroxylase, which produces MADAAAPYDVAIVGWGPVGQALAILLGERGWRVGVFEKQPQAYPLPRAVHFDHETGRILQACGLGDDLRGHTESADVYEWRNAAGATLLRFESEAAGLSGWPEGNMFAQPEIERLLDARARRLPTVEVRRGAEVTTLAAADDVVTLGLADGGAATARWVVGCDGANSFVRGAMGATVTDLGFFFDWLIVDVLPDTPTVWRPLNIQVCDPARPTTLVSGGPGRRRWEFMRLPDEPLDELNLEETAWRLLGPWQVTPANARLERHVVYRFQARWVDGWRNGRMLLAGDAAHQMPPFAGQGMCSGLRDAANLAWKFDVVLAGRAPAALLDTYPRERVPHVRGVIDFSMALGKVICIADPVEAAARDAVMTAAIASGQQTTPPPPLGLGAGVLRAGDPHAGKLFVQGRVRTAEGREGLFDDVVGRGFALVATTGDALIALDAELRGWFASLGGVTARVGAGGDVADVDGVYARWFADAGVAVALQRPDFYLYGTGATAADAPALLGALRAALSSP